Proteins encoded in a region of the Stieleria neptunia genome:
- a CDS encoding M56 family metallopeptidase, with protein sequence MMSVAAVIIGNLCLASLIGVLAWTVGRHGRRAALAHALWIMFFAKLITPPIVSIPLPIPSFFTPRVAQELAPPSAPDLSAIRGEADTQPTPAAGAVAVAQVTPQPATPSAPKASAARTALSPSSCLICAGCAIWLGGFLALVAHGIIRLVRFRRLIGQCGVDDAEATETVRQFVRHERRWNFGRRTPRVVRVSVHVSPMLFGFATRPIIVCPEALWQSLSPSDRRSFLAHETAHFLRRDHWVRWLEWSVSAVYWWFPVVYFAQKQLERHEEACCDAWAVKILDTKPRHYAEALLRVVDFISDHETGLPGFASGMQPTATLEERLRLLMRNELEHASSRLHSWGSGLACAAIWMVHPEVYSFELPRKLVRISESVSELERTGSPAPITPHLENKDWDDQWLPAAPSGFWNAAPIRDWGRFSFDVSGYRLSAIAGEGFIIEGPAADPIAFDRQSMTAIAEIPASGRVIIGDALGNVRLWDLSAGMPVSLLGRHAADVTSLAVTPDGGVFSADSSGTVIRWELQSGRTLARWTSERTGQGAPSGSFAIQSIRSSLDGQWLAVLCGDWRQASTPKTLSLLDSQTLTVHSRHQLAPDTALVLSDQHGHWNAVSWNGTVRSLDDSAPIRRVEKHCVSALVLSQHAVLATSDLDERPADSMDIVR encoded by the coding sequence ATGATGTCGGTCGCCGCAGTGATCATCGGAAACCTTTGCCTGGCGTCGTTGATCGGCGTGTTGGCATGGACCGTCGGTCGCCATGGCCGCCGCGCGGCGCTCGCCCATGCGCTGTGGATCATGTTCTTCGCCAAACTGATCACCCCGCCGATCGTCTCCATCCCACTGCCCATCCCCTCATTCTTCACCCCTCGCGTCGCTCAGGAGCTCGCCCCGCCATCGGCGCCCGACCTCTCTGCGATTCGCGGCGAAGCGGACACCCAACCGACGCCGGCGGCCGGCGCTGTCGCGGTTGCCCAAGTCACGCCTCAGCCGGCGACCCCATCCGCCCCCAAAGCCTCCGCCGCTCGGACGGCTTTATCGCCATCAAGCTGTCTGATTTGCGCGGGGTGCGCGATTTGGTTGGGCGGTTTCCTGGCCTTGGTCGCCCACGGAATCATACGGCTGGTTCGTTTCCGAAGATTGATCGGCCAGTGCGGCGTCGACGATGCGGAAGCGACCGAGACGGTGCGTCAGTTCGTGCGGCACGAGCGGCGCTGGAACTTCGGCCGACGCACCCCGCGCGTCGTGCGTGTCTCGGTACACGTTTCGCCGATGCTGTTCGGATTCGCGACGCGGCCGATCATCGTTTGCCCGGAAGCGTTGTGGCAATCGCTCTCGCCGTCAGACCGCAGGTCTTTCTTGGCGCATGAGACCGCACACTTCTTGCGGCGTGATCATTGGGTTCGATGGCTGGAATGGTCGGTGTCGGCCGTCTACTGGTGGTTCCCCGTTGTGTACTTCGCTCAAAAACAATTGGAGCGTCACGAGGAAGCGTGCTGCGATGCTTGGGCCGTCAAGATTCTGGACACCAAGCCCCGTCATTACGCCGAGGCATTGCTGCGGGTGGTGGACTTCATCAGCGATCACGAAACCGGATTGCCGGGGTTTGCCAGCGGGATGCAACCGACCGCGACGTTGGAGGAACGGCTGAGGTTGTTGATGCGGAACGAATTGGAACACGCCTCGTCGCGTCTCCATAGCTGGGGCAGCGGACTGGCCTGCGCGGCGATTTGGATGGTCCACCCCGAGGTCTACTCGTTCGAATTGCCCCGCAAGCTGGTGCGGATTTCGGAATCGGTCTCCGAGCTGGAGAGGACGGGATCACCAGCTCCGATCACGCCACACCTGGAAAACAAAGACTGGGATGACCAGTGGTTGCCGGCCGCCCCCAGCGGGTTCTGGAACGCGGCACCGATTCGCGACTGGGGCCGATTCTCGTTTGACGTCTCGGGTTATCGTTTGTCCGCAATCGCCGGTGAGGGATTTATCATCGAGGGGCCTGCGGCCGATCCGATCGCCTTTGACCGTCAAAGCATGACAGCCATCGCCGAGATCCCGGCCAGCGGGCGGGTCATCATCGGCGATGCGCTCGGCAACGTTCGTTTATGGGATCTGTCGGCCGGCATGCCGGTTTCGTTGCTCGGCCGTCATGCTGCCGACGTGACCAGTTTGGCCGTCACTCCCGACGGCGGCGTCTTTTCCGCAGATTCATCCGGAACCGTGATCCGCTGGGAACTGCAATCCGGACGAACCCTCGCCCGCTGGACCAGTGAGCGAACCGGACAGGGCGCGCCAAGTGGCTCGTTCGCCATCCAGTCCATTCGATCCTCGCTCGACGGGCAATGGCTGGCCGTGTTGTGCGGCGACTGGCGCCAAGCTTCGACCCCCAAGACACTGTCTTTGTTAGACAGCCAAACGTTGACCGTGCACTCGCGGCATCAACTGGCGCCCGATACGGCACTGGTGTTGTCGGATCAACACGGCCATTGGAACGCCGTCAGTTGGAACGGCACCGTGCGTTCACTCGACGATTCAGCACCGATCCGGCGGGTGGAAAAACATTGCGTTTCCGCCCTCGTCCTCTCTCAGCACGCTGTCCTCGCCACAAGCGATCTCGACGAAAGACCTGCCGATTCGATGGATATTGTTCGATGA
- a CDS encoding bifunctional serine/threonine-protein kinase/formylglycine-generating enzyme family protein gives MPHAHDDPLKQSFTDLNLDELLPTSHDKRLDGKSVGPTGSISIESLDRQSVPSLPQRYRISELLGQGGYGRVFKAYDEQLQRDVAIKIPHRHRITSSVQLDRYLEEARTLAKLDHPGIVAIYDVLRSSDDLPCLVSAYIDGSSLADRIRAKPLTLRDALEVLAEIARALNYVHSRGIVHRDIKPGNILLSHNEKPFLADFGLALRDEAPLSSRGRVGTPAYMSPEQARGENHLVDGRSDIFSLGVILYQMLTGQRPFGGSDHDSIVESLMHREPRPPRQLVGSIPRDLERICLKALAKRASDRYGTASDFVDDIEYFLSACQDRSVEVNSREGEDSAGTSRVSHGIVPRGLRSYGRHDAEFFHRLIPGPRDRDWVPESLRFWQRRIVASDEGEWPRVGVLYGPSGCGKSSFVKAGLLPLLGDSVTTVFVEATRDETEMRLRRGILKCHPDLELNATLTEALAQLRHRSESSSGPKLLLVIDQFEQWLHGRGDDQYSELAAALRQCDGQSVQCLLLVRDDFWLALSRFMAALEVPVRQNHNASLVDLFSPTHARRVLAEFGVAYDRIPAEIAARSVPQNRFLDRSIEGLTRGGKVFPVRLALFVEMVKTQPWEEQTIDRMGGVEGIGLQFLEESFSSDLAPAAQRTHEPAVRKVLRLLLPEPNVDIKGKMQSESILLEASGYQGQPALFKEMIRILDKELRLITPTDPAGSTSGDESISQSSDGVAYYQLTHDYLVPAVERWITRRQHQTRRGRAELRLAEYASMWSVKPAAKYAPSWIDWASIRILSSPDRWNAAEKRMMRSASRNHLLRSTLVAALVTIIATVGWALWRRSSALATVLQLQTVRTTELSDVLDQIRGHGGFASGPLRKSLADAKPDSRERTLNQLALLPTDLSQRAELIDQLLRLELPLLMVSLQQLGPLSSDELQAAITCIRDPEQPSDQRLRAAIVIGDQVADQAQAGFRFSNEQCEAIVVELLRHASIAPQDNNHLIEGLSPIRRSIVPALLDRALQPLDSPIRSLSTAFAIQFLRDQPRQLLDFFLDASFEQHATILATLGDQLPRTMDQIRETVFTELDPDLPEREYDHLARRRGVAAALLHRLGRSESTWPLLRQTNWPHTRSYMINRIGRLGGDFESLLSRFSRDPDPSVRRALLLAMGGFPWRDVSPLAQSQAMLVARDSFVNDPDAGIHSAAQWLLMRWGDSDWLQAEIQRQSSLSIDTRKNWFVNAAGQTMAILDARDAPNIGRVFAISTGEVTVDQFLRFDPEHPYYKYRSPTGDCPIGLANWFDCVSYCRWLSEHLDADPEHCYPAGLSEDDPEKPCDAVLESGSYRLPTVHEWRFACAALTTARRYYGYSDSLADDYHWYYESSLTEDGENRYHPAGTKMPNDFGMFAMYDGVREWGHDLKDHRRYVMGNSSSNNKDRASTQLDLPMIKLPADLPLSINGFYGLRVAKTITR, from the coding sequence ATGCCGCATGCGCATGACGATCCTCTGAAGCAGTCATTCACCGATCTCAATCTTGATGAATTGCTGCCGACATCTCACGACAAGAGATTGGACGGAAAATCAGTTGGTCCGACAGGTTCGATTTCGATCGAGTCACTCGATCGGCAATCTGTGCCCAGTCTTCCGCAGCGTTATCGGATTTCAGAACTACTCGGCCAGGGCGGCTATGGGCGAGTCTTCAAAGCCTATGACGAGCAACTCCAGCGAGATGTCGCGATCAAGATTCCGCATCGACATCGCATCACCTCATCTGTCCAATTGGATCGTTACTTAGAAGAGGCACGCACGCTGGCCAAGCTTGATCACCCTGGGATTGTTGCCATCTATGACGTCTTGCGGAGCAGCGATGATCTGCCCTGTCTCGTTTCGGCCTACATCGATGGATCCAGCTTGGCCGATCGGATCCGCGCCAAACCCTTAACACTTCGAGATGCATTGGAGGTGCTTGCGGAGATCGCCCGGGCGCTCAACTACGTCCACTCGCGGGGGATTGTGCATCGCGACATCAAGCCGGGCAACATCCTGCTTTCGCATAACGAAAAACCATTCTTGGCCGATTTCGGGCTGGCCCTTCGTGATGAAGCGCCCTTGTCATCCCGGGGACGCGTCGGGACGCCGGCTTACATGAGCCCCGAGCAGGCGCGCGGCGAAAACCATCTGGTGGACGGTCGCAGCGATATCTTCTCGCTCGGTGTGATTTTGTATCAGATGTTGACCGGACAACGACCGTTCGGCGGAAGCGATCATGATTCGATCGTGGAAAGTCTGATGCACAGGGAACCCCGACCGCCCAGGCAGTTGGTCGGTTCGATCCCGCGTGACTTGGAGCGGATCTGCCTGAAGGCGCTCGCCAAGCGGGCCTCGGATCGATACGGAACCGCGTCTGACTTTGTCGACGACATCGAATACTTCTTGTCAGCGTGCCAGGATCGATCGGTCGAGGTGAACTCAAGAGAGGGTGAGGATTCGGCGGGAACATCGCGGGTTTCCCACGGCATCGTTCCGCGTGGGCTGCGTTCTTATGGACGCCACGACGCAGAGTTTTTTCATCGGCTGATCCCCGGGCCGCGCGATCGCGATTGGGTTCCGGAGAGCTTGCGGTTTTGGCAGCGCCGAATCGTTGCAAGCGACGAGGGCGAATGGCCGCGTGTCGGCGTGCTGTATGGTCCATCGGGGTGCGGAAAGTCCTCCTTCGTCAAAGCGGGACTGCTGCCCCTGCTGGGAGATTCGGTGACAACCGTGTTCGTCGAGGCGACGCGTGACGAAACCGAGATGCGGTTGCGGCGTGGCATTCTGAAATGTCATCCCGATCTCGAATTGAACGCGACGTTGACCGAAGCACTTGCGCAGCTGCGGCATCGCAGCGAGTCCTCGAGCGGACCAAAGTTGTTGCTGGTGATTGATCAATTTGAACAATGGCTGCACGGTCGCGGCGACGATCAGTACTCAGAGCTGGCCGCCGCGCTGCGGCAATGCGACGGTCAATCCGTTCAGTGTTTGTTGCTGGTGCGTGATGATTTCTGGTTGGCGCTGTCACGATTCATGGCCGCGTTGGAAGTCCCCGTCCGACAGAATCACAACGCATCCTTGGTGGACCTGTTCAGTCCCACGCATGCCCGCCGGGTTTTGGCGGAGTTCGGGGTCGCTTACGACCGAATCCCCGCCGAGATCGCAGCCCGATCGGTTCCGCAAAACCGCTTCTTAGATCGATCCATCGAAGGGCTCACGCGAGGCGGAAAGGTGTTTCCGGTACGACTGGCGTTGTTCGTCGAAATGGTGAAAACCCAGCCCTGGGAGGAACAGACGATCGATCGAATGGGAGGCGTCGAGGGGATCGGTTTGCAGTTTTTGGAGGAATCCTTCAGCAGCGATTTGGCGCCCGCGGCACAACGCACTCATGAACCCGCGGTGCGCAAGGTGTTAAGGTTGTTGTTGCCCGAACCGAACGTCGACATCAAGGGCAAGATGCAGTCCGAGTCGATCTTGTTGGAAGCATCCGGCTATCAAGGTCAACCGGCCTTGTTCAAGGAAATGATCCGCATCTTGGACAAGGAATTGCGTCTGATCACACCGACGGACCCCGCCGGTTCCACCAGCGGCGACGAAAGCATCAGCCAGTCCAGCGATGGTGTCGCGTACTACCAACTGACACACGATTATCTGGTCCCGGCGGTTGAACGATGGATCACGCGTCGACAACACCAAACGCGGCGGGGACGCGCCGAGCTGCGATTGGCCGAATATGCATCCATGTGGTCGGTGAAGCCGGCGGCGAAGTATGCGCCTTCCTGGATCGACTGGGCATCGATCCGGATCCTGTCGTCGCCGGATCGTTGGAACGCTGCCGAAAAACGGATGATGCGGTCTGCGTCGCGCAATCATCTGCTGCGAAGCACGCTGGTTGCAGCCCTGGTGACGATCATCGCGACCGTCGGATGGGCTCTGTGGAGACGGTCCAGTGCCCTGGCAACGGTGCTGCAACTTCAGACCGTCCGCACCACCGAACTCAGTGACGTCCTCGACCAGATTCGCGGCCACGGCGGTTTTGCATCCGGCCCGCTCCGGAAATCACTGGCCGATGCGAAACCCGATAGTCGTGAACGGACCCTCAATCAACTCGCGCTGTTGCCGACTGATTTGTCGCAACGCGCCGAACTGATCGATCAACTGTTACGCCTTGAGCTGCCGCTGTTGATGGTCTCACTGCAACAACTCGGTCCACTTTCGTCAGACGAATTGCAAGCAGCGATCACCTGCATCCGTGACCCCGAGCAACCGTCCGATCAACGGCTTCGCGCGGCGATCGTGATCGGCGACCAGGTTGCGGATCAGGCCCAGGCGGGATTTCGTTTTTCGAACGAGCAATGCGAAGCGATTGTCGTGGAACTGTTGCGTCACGCATCAATCGCACCACAGGACAACAACCACCTGATTGAAGGTCTGTCGCCGATTCGGCGATCGATCGTCCCCGCTCTGCTGGATCGAGCATTGCAACCGCTCGACTCGCCGATTCGATCGCTGTCCACTGCGTTTGCCATACAATTCCTGCGCGATCAGCCGCGCCAGCTGCTCGATTTTTTTCTCGACGCGTCCTTTGAGCAGCACGCAACGATCCTGGCAACGCTCGGAGACCAATTGCCGCGAACCATGGATCAGATCCGTGAAACCGTATTCACGGAACTGGATCCAGATTTGCCCGAACGTGAATACGATCATCTGGCGCGACGCCGTGGCGTGGCAGCCGCCCTGCTGCACCGCCTGGGCCGGTCCGAATCGACGTGGCCCCTGCTGCGGCAGACGAATTGGCCGCACACACGGAGTTACATGATCAATCGAATCGGGCGGCTCGGCGGTGACTTTGAAAGTTTGCTGAGCAGGTTTTCGCGTGATCCCGATCCCTCCGTCCGCCGCGCCTTGTTGCTCGCGATGGGGGGCTTTCCGTGGCGCGACGTTTCCCCGCTGGCGCAGTCGCAGGCAATGCTGGTCGCGAGGGATTCGTTCGTCAACGACCCCGATGCGGGCATTCATTCGGCAGCCCAATGGTTGTTGATGCGATGGGGCGATTCGGATTGGTTGCAGGCGGAGATCCAGCGACAATCATCCTTGTCCATCGATACACGCAAAAATTGGTTCGTCAACGCCGCGGGCCAAACGATGGCGATTCTCGACGCACGCGATGCCCCCAACATCGGTCGCGTGTTTGCAATCTCCACGGGGGAGGTGACGGTCGATCAATTTCTGCGATTTGATCCCGAGCATCCGTATTACAAGTACCGGTCACCGACGGGGGACTGTCCCATTGGGTTGGCGAATTGGTTCGATTGCGTGAGCTATTGTCGGTGGTTGAGCGAACATCTGGACGCTGATCCAGAGCATTGTTATCCGGCAGGGCTATCCGAAGACGACCCGGAGAAGCCCTGCGATGCCGTTCTGGAAAGTGGTTCCTATCGGTTGCCGACTGTCCACGAATGGCGTTTCGCATGTGCGGCACTGACCACCGCGCGTCGTTATTACGGCTATTCCGATTCGCTGGCCGACGACTACCATTGGTACTATGAGAGTTCACTGACCGAGGATGGCGAGAATCGATACCATCCGGCCGGAACGAAAATGCCGAACGATTTTGGCATGTTCGCGATGTACGACGGCGTGCGTGAGTGGGGTCACGACCTGAAAGACCACCGTCGGTATGTGATGGGGAACTCCAGTAGCAACAACAAAGACCGCGCGTCCACGCAGTTGGACCTGCCGATGATCAAGTTGCCCGCCGACCTGCCGTTGTCGATCAACGGCTTTTACGGTTTACGTGTCGCCAAAACGATCACGCGGTGA
- a CDS encoding ThuA domain-containing protein yields the protein MNPSPFLKSIVLTLGFSLLISDVSPVSAQTLNWQLRYQQPAAEGSPRFHRLTRDEQWDPARTAVIVCDMWDSHHCVNAVRRVAQLAPRIDRFCDTLRERGVTIIHAPSSCMAAYENHPARARVSAIPAAVSMPDDIASWCDQIPSEEAAAYPIDQSDGGEDDDAEDHQLWAERLAAIGRNPRAPWQRQVDVIGIDDQRDFISDSGTDIWNILTHRGIDNVILVGVHTNMCVLGRPFGLRRLAAAKKNVVLARDLTDTMYDHRAWPYASHFTGTDLIVDHIERYVCPTISSDQVLGDQAFRFAGDHRVRLLMLVAENEYQTHRTLPAFAAKHLSKHFSVEFAWGSETERHEIVGIESLADADALLVSVRRRALPQRDLDLIRDFVRQGKPVIGIRTASHAFSLRGEQPPEGKSVWDSFDDDVFGGNYTGHFGNALKTTLRKPGGAIHDPIVTASGAMNIRPGGSLYKTAPLAKGTRVLVNGSVEGESPEPVAWKFIRNDGGRSFYTSLGHVDDFGQAEFEAFLSAGIHWACGLKPHTLAEVKAQNKRYAAGGGKQRK from the coding sequence ATGAATCCGTCACCTTTTTTGAAATCCATCGTTCTGACGCTCGGATTCTCCCTGCTGATTTCTGATGTCTCACCCGTCTCCGCACAGACGTTGAATTGGCAACTCCGCTACCAACAGCCCGCCGCCGAGGGGTCACCGCGATTCCACCGGTTGACGCGTGACGAGCAATGGGATCCGGCCCGCACGGCCGTGATCGTGTGCGACATGTGGGATTCGCATCACTGCGTCAATGCGGTTCGACGTGTCGCACAGCTCGCCCCTCGAATCGATCGTTTCTGCGACACGCTGCGAGAACGAGGCGTGACGATCATTCACGCCCCCAGCAGTTGTATGGCGGCATACGAAAACCACCCGGCGCGCGCCAGGGTGTCGGCGATCCCGGCGGCCGTCTCGATGCCCGACGACATCGCAAGCTGGTGCGATCAAATCCCCAGCGAAGAAGCCGCCGCCTATCCGATCGACCAGTCCGACGGCGGCGAGGACGACGATGCCGAAGACCATCAACTGTGGGCCGAACGTCTGGCCGCCATCGGACGAAACCCGCGGGCGCCCTGGCAACGCCAGGTCGATGTGATCGGCATCGATGACCAACGTGACTTCATCAGCGACAGCGGGACGGACATCTGGAACATCTTGACCCACCGAGGCATCGACAATGTCATTCTGGTCGGTGTGCACACCAACATGTGTGTGCTGGGGCGTCCCTTCGGGCTGCGTCGTCTCGCTGCGGCGAAAAAAAATGTCGTGCTGGCGCGTGACCTGACCGACACCATGTATGACCACCGAGCGTGGCCCTATGCGAGCCACTTCACCGGCACGGATTTGATCGTCGATCACATCGAGCGGTACGTCTGCCCGACGATTTCGAGCGATCAGGTGCTCGGCGACCAGGCGTTTCGGTTCGCCGGCGATCACCGCGTCCGTCTGCTGATGCTGGTTGCCGAAAACGAATACCAGACCCATCGGACGCTGCCCGCCTTTGCCGCAAAACACCTGTCAAAACATTTCAGTGTCGAATTTGCCTGGGGCAGTGAAACCGAGCGTCACGAAATCGTGGGGATCGAGAGTTTGGCCGACGCCGATGCGTTGCTGGTCAGTGTCCGCCGCCGTGCGCTGCCGCAGCGCGACCTGGATTTGATTCGTGACTTTGTCCGGCAAGGCAAACCGGTGATCGGCATCCGCACCGCCAGTCACGCGTTTTCGTTGCGAGGCGAACAACCGCCGGAGGGCAAAAGCGTTTGGGACAGCTTCGACGACGACGTGTTCGGCGGCAACTACACCGGCCATTTCGGAAACGCGCTGAAAACCACGCTCCGGAAACCCGGCGGCGCGATCCACGATCCGATCGTGACGGCCAGCGGAGCGATGAACATCCGGCCCGGCGGATCGCTTTACAAGACGGCGCCCCTGGCAAAGGGCACTCGAGTGCTGGTCAATGGCAGTGTCGAAGGCGAATCGCCTGAGCCGGTTGCATGGAAATTCATCCGCAACGACGGCGGGCGTTCCTTCTACACCTCACTGGGGCATGTCGATGATTTCGGGCAAGCCGAGTTCGAAGCGTTTCTCTCCGCCGGCATCCACTGGGCCTGTGGGCTCAAACCCCACACGCTGGCCGAAGTGAAGGCGCAGAACAAGCGTTACGCCGCCGGCGGTGGGAAACAAAGGAAGTGA
- a CDS encoding metallophosphoesterase gives MLPRQSWSSMASRVIAIGDVHGCSIALRNLIHSIQPKQSDTIVTLGDYVNRGPDVGGSRCLGAPSTNVQPSVFKSLRQSTKISLQQKRLANSSQTVTAFPSVQAVPPKTPTEQGSRRPPPRKLRVERTAGKTVSVRHRRLSPP, from the coding sequence ATGTTGCCTAGACAATCGTGGAGTTCAATGGCATCGCGCGTGATCGCAATTGGTGACGTCCACGGCTGTTCGATCGCTCTACGCAATTTGATCCATTCCATACAGCCCAAACAATCCGACACCATCGTGACACTAGGGGACTACGTCAATCGCGGGCCAGATGTCGGGGGATCGCGTTGTCTCGGGGCACCGTCGACGAATGTCCAACCAAGCGTGTTCAAGTCTTTGCGACAATCGACGAAAATCTCATTGCAGCAAAAACGTCTAGCCAATTCGAGTCAAACGGTCACTGCCTTCCCTTCGGTCCAGGCTGTGCCACCCAAAACACCAACCGAACAGGGCTCCCGCAGGCCACCACCGAGAAAACTCCGGGTGGAACGGACCGCAGGGAAGACCGTGTCCGTGCGACATCGCCGACTCTCGCCCCCATGA
- a CDS encoding endonuclease domain-containing protein: protein MNRRARRDPKAISFARDQRVRANEFAQDVWQMLRNRRCRNQKFRREYAISPYTVDFCCVALKLIVEVDGEPHQTNEGRQHDQRRDRYLAEGGYHVVRVLGYEVLRNAVAVRRRIEQAIDERMEGRAPSSPALLPHDESEHHSLSPRGRREPE from the coding sequence ATGAACAGAAGAGCTCGACGGGATCCAAAGGCGATTTCCTTCGCTCGCGATCAACGGGTCCGCGCAAACGAGTTTGCTCAGGATGTTTGGCAAATGTTGCGCAATCGCCGGTGTCGAAATCAGAAGTTTCGGCGCGAATACGCAATTTCTCCGTATACAGTCGACTTCTGTTGTGTGGCCTTGAAGTTGATTGTTGAGGTTGATGGTGAACCTCATCAGACCAATGAAGGCCGTCAGCATGATCAGCGTCGCGACCGATATTTGGCCGAGGGAGGATATCACGTCGTGCGGGTTCTCGGTTACGAGGTCTTGAGGAATGCTGTTGCCGTGCGGCGCCGGATCGAGCAGGCGATTGACGAGCGGATGGAAGGACGTGCCCCCTCATCCCCAGCCCTTCTCCCCCACGACGAGAGCGAGCACCACTCGCTCTCGCCGCGGGGGAGAAGGGAGCCAGAATGA